AACCAGAGGATCCTGCTTTCTTTTTCGGCGTTATAGGCGTAGGTgctggtgctggagctggagaaACAAAGAATTTTAAAGGAAGAAGAACTTTGTCCACTTGATATATAGCCAGGTGGTCATCAGTATATATAGTACTTGAAGCACTTGCATTCACAACCCCGGTTGTAATGTTAATTGAATTCCCCGTCGTTGTTATATTTATAGGAAATTCTCTGTTGCTTGTTCCTCCAGCTTGTGTCCTTAAAGGGTTGCTAGCAGTTTGGAATTGAGTGGGTGAATAGTATGTAGGGAGAATATGGAATTGGATAAGTTCAGCTTTTTGTTGATCATTGAAAGAGTTCAATGTTCCTGCTTTCATGGTCAAGAATGCATTATCTGTTGGCACAAACATAGTGATTCCATTGTTTGAATTGTTGAGTTGTGAGGTGATTTCATTGAGTTGTGTTGTGGTCTGAAGTAGACGGATAAATGTCGAGCACTGGCCTGCTTTTTCGAGGATCTTTGTCACGTTTAGCGGAGGTGGTGGACCTGGAGCTGGAGCAGGAGCTTGAGCCAAAATGCCAATGCATTTCAAGAAGAAAAGGAACAAGATCAAGAATATATGTTtcatttttttgcttttttttggAGGGTTTTTTTTGGTTCAATTTGGTAGGTGTTGTGGAGGGAGAGTTGTAGAACGTGTTATTTATATGTTGAGAGGATGGATTTCTTGATTTGAAAACAATGAAAGGAAAAGATTTGTGGGGTATTTTGATGGAAGAAAATGAGTGTAAAGTTAGGTGAAAGAGTGCAATTTAAGGTGAGATGGAACATCATTAAGTTTTTGATAATCTCAGAGCAGCTGCTAGTTTGCTTACGAAGGGAGGAAAAACAACCTGGAAATAGTGGAGGTAAGTTTGTATTTTTTGTGGATATTGTTCAGTTTTTTGTTTTTGCGTTAGCTACTGAACGACGGTGAGCCTTGGAGTAACGGTAAAATGATATCTATTG
The nucleotide sequence above comes from Lycium barbarum isolate Lr01 chromosome 3, ASM1917538v2, whole genome shotgun sequence. Encoded proteins:
- the LOC132630070 gene encoding fasciclin-like arabinogalactan protein 12, giving the protein MKHIFLILFLFFLKCIGILAQAPAPAPGPPPPLNVTKILEKAGQCSTFIRLLQTTTQLNEITSQLNNSNNGITMFVPTDNAFLTMKAGTLNSFNDQQKAELIQFHILPTYYSPTQFQTASNPLRTQAGGTSNREFPINITTTGNSINITTGVVNASASSTIYTDDHLAIYQVDKVLLPLKFFVSPAPAPAPTPITPKKKAGSSGSSSKQDSSSATSMFQEMYKGVIYKGGIFLFFFSAAFSWSI